A stretch of the Lolium perenne isolate Kyuss_39 chromosome 3, Kyuss_2.0, whole genome shotgun sequence genome encodes the following:
- the LOC127340963 gene encoding Bowman-Birk type bran trypsin inhibitor isoform X1, giving the protein MTMKMKMQRCLSANILLMLSLEGALLVAGNPSAAATIRLPSDTQVAPAPARPWKCCDLAPCTRSIPPICHCADEVEQCDAACKSCVPSTAHPSLFVCNDRLQRIHTATTRRVERENT; this is encoded by the exons ATgaccatgaagatgaagatgcagaGGTGTCTTAGCGCAAACATCCTGCTGATGCTTTCGCTCGAGGGAGCCCTCCTCGTCGCCGGCAACCCCTCCGCCGCTGCCACCATTCGCCTCCCGAGCGACACCCAAG TAGCACCGGCGCCGGCAAGGCCGTGGAAGTGCTGCGACCTGGCGCCGTGCACCAGGTCGATCCCGCCGATCTGCCACTGCGCCGACGAGGTGGAGCAGTGCGACGCCGCGTGCAAGAGCTGCGTGCCGTCCACGGCGCACCCGTCCCTCTTCGTCTGCAACGACAG ATTACAACGCATACACACGGCAACAACCAGAAGGGTCGAGAGAGAGAACACGTAA
- the LOC127340963 gene encoding Bowman-Birk type proteinase inhibitor I-2B isoform X4, with the protein MTMKMKMQRCLSANILLMLSLEGALLVAGNPSAAATIRLPSDTQVAPAPARPWKCCDLAPCTRSIPPICHCADEVEQCDAACKSCVPSTAHPSLFVCNDR; encoded by the exons ATgaccatgaagatgaagatgcagaGGTGTCTTAGCGCAAACATCCTGCTGATGCTTTCGCTCGAGGGAGCCCTCCTCGTCGCCGGCAACCCCTCCGCCGCTGCCACCATTCGCCTCCCGAGCGACACCCAAG TAGCACCGGCGCCGGCAAGGCCGTGGAAGTGCTGCGACCTGGCGCCGTGCACCAGGTCGATCCCGCCGATCTGCCACTGCGCCGACGAGGTGGAGCAGTGCGACGCCGCGTGCAAGAGCTGCGTGCCGTCCACGGCGCACCCGTCCCTCTTCGTCTGCAACGACAG
- the LOC127340963 gene encoding Bowman-Birk type bran trypsin inhibitor isoform X3 produces the protein MTMKMKMQRCLSANILLMLSLEGALLVAGNPSAAATIRLPSDTQVAPAPARPWKCCDLAPCTRSIPPICHCADEVEQCDAACKSCVPSTAHPSLFVCNDRL, from the exons ATgaccatgaagatgaagatgcagaGGTGTCTTAGCGCAAACATCCTGCTGATGCTTTCGCTCGAGGGAGCCCTCCTCGTCGCCGGCAACCCCTCCGCCGCTGCCACCATTCGCCTCCCGAGCGACACCCAAG TAGCACCGGCGCCGGCAAGGCCGTGGAAGTGCTGCGACCTGGCGCCGTGCACCAGGTCGATCCCGCCGATCTGCCACTGCGCCGACGAGGTGGAGCAGTGCGACGCCGCGTGCAAGAGCTGCGTGCCGTCCACGGCGCACCCGTCCCTCTTCGTCTGCAACGACAG